The DNA region GCCGGTACAAGTGTCAGCACGAGAAACAGATACACCCTTCCTTTGAGGTGTTCCAAAAGGTGGGAAAAGGTGTAATCGTGAGAGCCTCCCTTGTGATCCTGCTCCAGACTGCGCAAAGCAGAGCTAGAAAAGTTCGCAAGATTGCCGTGGCTTTTGTACACATGCCCAAGCCGGGCATCAGCGCTCAAGAGGTCAACATTAGGATGCTCAAGTTTGCGAGACCCTCTGATATCAAATGGTTTCTGTACGCATTAGTTAGAACGAAAGGTTTGAAACGCGGGTCGCCATGGGCAGGGAATCCATGATCGGCCTTACCTCGAACCAGAAAAAGTATAACATGATAGCACACGCGACATGTACCATGGTGTGCAGCTCCAGGAGACTTATAGGCAAGCCGTATGCCTTGCGGGATACACACTCAATAACCATCCAGCTGACCTGTACAATAACCAACAGCTTTTGCAGCACGTCGGCTTTTGTTTGGTCCAAGATGGGTGGATCTTGGTATTCTGAAGGGCTTGATATCCTTCTGGGCTAGAAGCAGCGCGCCATGATGGGATAAGATGACTGTCTTTCCGTCCAGTTCAGCTTCGAGCCCTCCCATCAAAACATAAAACCCATATTTCAGGTCGAAAATGCACTGGGAGGTCCGTTAGTATGAGATGAGACACCGGACATGGTAGATTAGTACTCACACTATCATTAATTGTGCTTGAGCTGGAGCTCTCATGACTCCCAATCTTCTCAATGTCGCCTGTGCTTCTCGTGACATTTTGCTTGAGCATCTTATTCACGACTTTGCGAAAAGTTCCGAGTTGGGGTGGTCCGCTGATTTGAAGCTGTTGTTTCTCCTCAAGGCTTAAGGCGGcagccagcttcttggcttTCCACCATTGCGCAGACGCGTAAAACAAGACGAGTTCGGGGAACAAAAGGGTAATAAACATCCACTCGATCCTCTTAGCCACAAGCTGAACGTTTGTGATGCCTCGCTCggggatgttgaggtggagAGCCGTGTAGACACAGGCGAAAAGCGTCAGCAAACAGCTCCACAAAATGCTGGTTGTGCCCCTCATGGTGGGTGCCGAGACCCAACCGGGTGCTTTCGTGTCATGGAGCAAGGAGGTGTTGTGCTTTATCTCGTGGATTTGATCGTACAATGCTTTTGCTGAATCTGATGCGGCCCCGAAGCTGGCTGGTAAGATGAGGGCAGCCAACCCAAAGAGAGGTTCTGTCTTCATGATCGCTTTATCTTTCCGAATATGGTGGCTAGGAAAATGGAACAGTGAAGAGTTGGGAAATCCAAAGAGTAATGAGAGCATTTGAACTTGCGTTCAAATACCCATATTCGAGTCTTCAAAAACGCTACTCTCGAAGCAACTCCCATTTGTGGACCTTGATTGATTTGAGTAATGGAGATGGGCGGCAATTGGTCGCGATGTCTCACATTTGGAGCGTTGAGCGAGTAGCGCCCAATGGCAATACAACACGGTCGATACTGCAGCCACGACCATTGCTGTCTGAAAGCCCAACTGCACATTGATCGATATTATTCCAATCTTGTCAAA from Podospora pseudocomata strain CBS 415.72m chromosome 3, whole genome shotgun sequence includes:
- a CDS encoding hypothetical protein (EggNog:ENOG503PB6J) — its product is MKTEPLFGLAALILPASFGAASDSAKALYDQIHEIKHNTSLLHDTKAPGWVSAPTMRGTTSILWSCLLTLFACVYTALHLNIPERGITNVQLVAKRIEWMFITLLFPELVLFYASAQWWKAKKLAAALSLEEKQQLQISGPPQLGTFRKVVNKMLKQNVTRSTGDIEKIGSHESSSSSTINDSCIFDLKYGFYVLMGGLEAELDGKTVILSHHGALLLAQKDIKPFRIPRSTHLGPNKSRRAAKAVGYCTGQLDGY